Proteins co-encoded in one Dryobates pubescens isolate bDryPub1 chromosome 4, bDryPub1.pri, whole genome shotgun sequence genomic window:
- the CAPN7 gene encoding calpain-7 isoform X2 — protein sequence MLSPRVTWLNYVMATETSEAGLQLKLKQLARQALDRAEALKESMSKSSQKEKSTAAKPNQPVRTFFPLGPDFSLNDKPQTIRAVQASEPQGQRYTAEEIEVLRKTSKINGIEYVPFMSVDLRERFAFPMPFSDKCGKLPLSPKQKAMFARWVRPDDITNNPTMIYTVSSFSIKQTIVSDCSFVASLAISAAYERRYNKKLITSIIYPQNKKGEPEYNPCGKYMVKLHINGVPRKVIIDDQLPVDHSGELLCSYSNNKNELWVSLIEKAYMKVMGGYDFPGSNSNIDLHALTGWIPERIAMHSDNQAFNKDSTFRMLYQRFHKGDVLITTATGVMSEEEGEKWGLVPTHAYAVLDIREYKGLRFLQLKNPWSHLRWKGRYSENDTRNWTPDLQKYLNFDPRTAQKIDNGIFWISWEDLCQYYDVIYLSWNPSLFKESTCIHSTWDAKQGPVKDAYSLANNPQYRLEVQCPPGGAAVWVLLSRHITDKDDFAHNREFITMVVYKTDGKRVYYPADPPPYIDGIRINSPHYLTKIKLTSPGPHTFTLVVSQYEKQNTIHYTIRVYSLCKFTFSKIPTPYTTSRRVNGQWKGHSAGGCGNFRDTYKNNPMYQFQLDKAGPLLIELRGPRQYSVGFELITVSTVADPGSHGFQKKSSGDYRCGFCYLEVENIVAGVYNVIPTTFLPHQEGPFFLDFNSTSALKVSQLQ from the exons GCTACAGAAACCTCAGAAGCAGGCCTGCAGTtgaagctgaagcagctggCTCGGCAGGCACTGGACAG AGCAGAGGCACTGAAGGAATCTATGTCCAAGTCATCTCAGAAGGAGAAGTCAACGGCAGCTAAACCAAATCAGCCAGTCAGAACCTTCTTTCCACTGGGACCTGATTTCTCTTTGAATGACAAGCCACAGACCATCAGAGCAGTACAAGCCAGTGAACCTCAAGGTCAGAGGTACACTGCAGAGGAGATAGAAGTGCTCAG GAAAACTTCCAAAATCAATGGCATTGAGTATGTCCCTTTCATGAGTGTGGACCTGAGGGAACGTTTTGCCTTCCCCATGCCGTTCTC TGATAAATGTGGGAAGTTACCCTTATCCCCCAAACAGAAAGCAATGTTTGCCAGGTGGGTGCGACCGGATGACATCACCAATAACCCCACCATGATttatactgtgtccagcttcaGCATCAAGCAG ACAATAGTATCAGACTGTTCCTTTGTGGCATCACTAGCTATCAGTGCAGCATATGAGAGGAGGTACAACAAAAAACTGATCACAAG catAATTTACCCTCAGAATAAGAAAGGAGAGCCAGAATATAATCCATGTGGCAAATACATGGTGAAGCTTCACATCAATGGTGTGCCTAGAAAG GTGATCATAGATGACCAATTACCTGTTGATCACAGTGGGGAACTTCTCTGCTCTTACTCTAACAACAAGAACGAGCTGTGGGTGTCACTGATAGAAAAGGCTTACATGAAGGTCATGGGAGGATATGATTTTCCTGGATCCAATTCT AACATTGATCTCCATGCCCTGACTGGCTGGATACCTGAAAGAATTGCTATGCATTCTGATAATCAGGCTTTCAATAAAGACAGCACCTTCAGAATGCTTTATCAAAG ATTTCACAAGGGAGATGTCCTCATCACAACAGCAACAGGAGTGATGtctgaagaggaaggagaaaagtgGGGTTTGGTTCCAACCCATGCATATGCAGTGCTGGACATAAGAGAGTATAAG GGACTTCgatttctgcagctgaaaaacCCCTGGAGCCACTTGCGCTGGAAGGGTCGGTACAGTGAAAACGACACCAGGAACTGGACCCCAGACTTACAGAAGTACTTGAATTTTGATCCCAGAACTGCTCAGAAGATAGACAATG GCATTTTCTGGATCTCCTGGGAGGACCTGTGCCAGTACTATGATGTCATTTATCTGAGTTGGAACCCAAGTCTGTTTAAGGAGTCTACATGTATTCACAG cacctgggatgCAAAGCAGGGCCCAGTGAAGGATGCCTACAGCCTGGCCAACAACCCCCAGTACAGGCTGGAAGTCCAGTGCCCCCCAGGGGGCGCTGCTGTCTGGGTCCTGCTCAGCAGACACATCACAGATAAG GATGACTTTGCACACAATCGGGAGTTCATCACCATGGTGGTCTACAAGACAGATGGCAAAAGAGTTTACTACCCAG CGGATCCTCCTCCCTACATCGATGGCATTCGCATCAACAGCCCTCACTACCTGACCAAGATCAAGCTGACCTCTCCAGGGCCCCACACCTTCACCTTGGTGGTGTCCCAGTatgagaaacaaaacaccatCCACTATACCATCAGG GTGTATTCCCTCTGCAAGTTCACCTTCTCCAAGATTCCAACACCTTACACCACCTCCAGACGG GTGAATGGGCAGTGGaaagggcacagtgctggaggctgtgggAATTTCAGAGACACCTacaagaacaaccccatgtaccagTTCCAGCTGGACAAGGCTGGACCCTTACTGATCGAGCTGCGGGGACCAAG GCAGTACAGCGTTGGCTTTGAGCTCATCACTGTGTCTACTGTAGCAGATCCTGGCTCCCATGGCTTCCAGAAGAAGAGCAGTGGTGACTACAG GTGTGGATTTTGCTACTTGGAAGTGGAGAATATCGTTGCTGGAGTTTACAATGTTAtccccaccaccttcctgcccCATCAGGAGGGCCCTTTCTTCTTAGACTTTAACAGTACCTCTGCCCTGAAGGTGTCACAGCTGCAATGA